DNA sequence from the bacterium genome:
ACCGCTGTCATAGGTCATGTCCGCCGCTCTGGCGACGGCCGATTCAAGGCTGATTGTCCATAGTGTATCACCAAGCGAGTCGGTTTTTAAGAGCCAGAGGTTTTGACTATTGTTCTTTTTTCCTGCAACGAAGAAACCTTTGTCATAGGTCTCTGTTACCCAATAACCTACTTCGGCTTGATTAGGTGAGTTTCCGTAGATCTTGTACCATATTTCCTTTCCCTGCGCGTTCGTTTTGAAAAGCAAAAGGTGGCTGATTTTATTGCCGGTAACTACATAACCGCCGTCTGAAGTTTTACAAACCCAGTATCCTTCTTCCCAGATTGAGTCGCGAGACCATAAAACATTGCCCGTATCATCAAGCTTGATAATTTCCCAGGTATTTGTGGCTACAACATATCCTTCTTCTGCCTCTATTATACAAGAGCCATAATCCAGACCTTGTGAATACAGCTGACTCCAAACCGTATCACCGATACTGTCAGTTTTGATCACAAGGGTTGCCGCGGTAAGCCAGCCGCCTGCCTGAGTCCCTGTAATTGCATAGCCGCCGTCTGAGGTTTCGCATACGCATGCACCCTGTCTTCCTCTTCCGCCTGGGTACACATGAGTCCATATTGTATTGCCGAGGGAATCAGTTTTTGCGAGCCATAAACCTGGGCCGGTGACTATATATCCTCCATCTTTTGTTTGTTTCACTGAATTCCGGGCATCACCTTCGAAACCGCCGTAGGTTTTCATCCAGCCGGCCTGGCTTGTTTGGGGTGTAATAAGAAAACCAAGGGCAACAAACGAAAGGATTGTCAAAGGGCTTATCGTTAACGCTGGTTTTTTCATAAAAAACCTCCTCCAAGGTTTCAGGAAAGACTCTTATTCCTCATTAAGAGCCTTCTTTATATCCTTATGTTATGCCGAAATTGAATGCTGTCAAGCCCTCCTGCCCTCCTGCCCTACTAGCCCTCCTGGCCCTCAAATGGCGTCAGGAAAGTAGAATTTAAGTGATGTGCTCACCCTGTAAAGATGCTCGGCGTAGATGTCTTCTGCAAGGCTTAGCTTTTGATTCCAGGTTAAGTATTCGAAAGAAGCAGCGAACTCACCGTACTGGCCAAGCGGTATTCCAATACCTCCGGTCAGTCCAGTTATTCTTTTAGCTATGTTTTGTCCGCTGTCCGCATACGGTATAGGGTCGGAATAGATGCCTAGCCTGAGTATTACGGGCAAGTTGAATTCTACACCGAACTTGAAGGCTGAGGCGTCCTTAAGCCTGGTCTTTTCGTGCAGTATCTCAAGACCAGAGAATAGACGCGTTTGAATCTCTCCTGCCAGGGTCAAAAAAGGCCATGGTTTAGAGCGGATACCGAACGTAAATATACCCGGGAGCTTGTAGGCGGAAGAATCATCCGGTTCGCGTTTAATTTGAATCCCGAAGGTATCCCATCCGACTGAACCATCCCACGCTATGAGGGAGCCGGATATGGTTTCTTCGCCCCAACGCCATCCCCAGTCTATTGGAGAACGATATGAAGCGCTTATTCCCAGCTGGGGAAATGGTTCAGCAAATACACCTACCTGAAAGAATGACGCCTCCGAAGAAGCATTCATGCGGTATCTTATGCGGTATTCTTCGTAAAAGCCGCCTGAGGTATCAGCGTTTAATGAATCGATGATGATGACTTCACGGTATTGCTTTTTAAGCTTAGAAAGCACGCCGAAGTTATATGATAGTCCAATCGAATAGTGATTGAGAATCTCTAGAGCCAGACCTCCGGTGATTACGCCTAATTCTCCAGTCATGGTATCGGAAATTGTGTAGCTGTCCTTGCCGAATTGCCAGTCAACGGCCCTTGTATAAGAATGATCCAGGTGTTCGTGGTAGCCGAAACCAGGGTAGAGGGCTGCGTATTCTTCGAATCTGATTGGAAGCGTAAATGAGACGTGCGTAAATGCAGGAACCAGAGAGTACTTTGTGTAAAATTCCTTGCCCGGCGCTTCTTCTTCCGCATAACCCCAGGAGATTCTGCCTCCTGCCCCGAGTTCCAGATACTTGGCGTCGACAAGAAGCGCAGGGTTGAAGAAGATTGCGTTGCTGCCGGAGGCCGTTACCGATGCGGTATTGCCCATTGATGCCGCCCTGACATCTACGACAACAGGGTTTACAACATCTGCCAAAAATCCGTAACTTGCCGAAACGGACAAGAAAAATATGAGCGCAATCTTCGAACGAACCCCTTTTTGAAAAAAAACAAAAACCGAAGACATCTATACCTCCTTGAGTTCCTTATACAAGTATATAAGTTTAAACGGGAATTGTTTATTTGTCAAGCACTTGCGCCACGAAGGGTTCCTTTCCGCCGCATTCCCGCGCCGCAGCGCGGCATGATGCGCGGCAGGTTTCCAGATCCTTGCAGCCGTGACAAATCTCCGGGATGTGGTCAATAAAATCTTTCCTTGTCTGTGAATCCATAAGCTCCCAGAAGCTTTTCTCCCTGATATTTCCCAATACAAGCGGCGTGTGGTTGCACGGCCTGAGATTCCCTATTGAATCGACAACCGGGTAGCACTCCTCGGTTCCAGCCGAACAGAAGCCGAAGCCCAGATGCGGATAGTGCTTTATATCCACAAGGCAGCAAGGAATAGGTATAGAAACGCTTATCGGAAATCTTTTCTCTACGGCGAAGCGTTCAGCAGTCTCGAGCATAAAAAGCACATCCTGAGGGGAGGGGGAGAGCTCTTCGAGATTCTCGAGCCCCCTTCCGCCGGGGTTGAATCGGTTAAGCATCGTTCCGTGTGCGCCGAGCGTCCTTGCAAGTTCCAAAGTCTCCCAGAGCCTTGGAAGGTTGAGCTTTGTGACTATCAATGCCGTGACTGCCTTAGCCTTGGTCGAAAGCACTGCCTCGATCCCTCGAACCGATTTCTCGAAGCTGCCCTTGCATCCCTGGAGGTATTCTTGCTCTTGTGGTCTGTCCGAAAGAAGCTGTATCTCGAACATCGAGATTCCCGCTCGAACAAGCATCTTGGCAAGCTTTTTGTCGAGCGTCTGGCCGTTCGTGATAATATTGAGCTGCGCGCCCGATAGCGCAGCCTGCAGCGAGATGTCTACAAGATCGGGTCTCAAGGTTGGCTCGCCGCCGCTTATCGTGAAGAAAGAGGGTTTTGTTTCTTTCAGGAGCTTTGCGAGCATCTCTCTTGTTTCCCTCGAGCTCAAATCTTCATGCACGGTTTCAGGATGCTTGTGCCAGATGTTGTAGCAGAAGCGGCATTTTAGATTGCATCTTTGCGTTACCTCGAAGATGAGAATCTTCTGAAGTCTTGGTTCAGGAGAAACTCGCACTTTAGTCGCCTGCGTTGCCCTTCTTTTCCGTCGAGTCAGGCTCAGTAACGACAAGCATCAGCTGCTTTGTAAACATGCCTGCCTGGGATGTATAGAAAGTGAGGTCCACCCACGTGGTTTCAGCGGCAAGCCCTCCGATGCAGATGCGGCCCTCGACGGCTTCAAGGGTGTCCGAGAACTTGCCATCAACTGCCCTGAGAGGAACAAGAAGCGTATCGCCTACGAGTCTTACGTCTGCTCCGGATATGATGTTGCCCTCAATCCCCGGATTGTAAACCTTGGCTGTCGCATTCACCGTCACCGAATCTGCTCCATTTGTAGGATTCGGCGTAATCGAAGACTCAGTGACCACCACGGGGTCGATTATGGCCATGTCGTAGCAGGTTGCTATGGGCGGCTCCGGCTGAGCCCTGAGCCAGCCTGCAA
Encoded proteins:
- a CDS encoding radical SAM protein, with protein sequence MRVSPEPRLQKILIFEVTQRCNLKCRFCYNIWHKHPETVHEDLSSRETREMLAKLLKETKPSFFTISGGEPTLRPDLVDISLQAALSGAQLNIITNGQTLDKKLAKMLVRAGISMFEIQLLSDRPQEQEYLQGCKGSFEKSVRGIEAVLSTKAKAVTALIVTKLNLPRLWETLELARTLGAHGTMLNRFNPGGRGLENLEELSPSPQDVLFMLETAERFAVEKRFPISVSIPIPCCLVDIKHYPHLGFGFCSAGTEECYPVVDSIGNLRPCNHTPLVLGNIREKSFWELMDSQTRKDFIDHIPEICHGCKDLETCRASCRAAARECGGKEPFVAQVLDK